One Pseudomonas sp. B21_DOA genomic window, TAGAGGCGCAGGTCGGTGAGGTCGAAGTGCATGGGGTTTGCCTCTGATTTTTATGGTGTGTGGGCTGGCCCTTTCGCTGGCAAGCCAGCTCCCACAGGTTGCTTGTTGATCTCTAAATGGATGAACAACCGAGATTCTGTGGGAGCTGGCTTGCCAGCGATGAGGCCAGATGCATCACTGCAAAGATCAGCCTCTTGCACAGGAAGAGGCTGCCTCAGTATATGGCAGATTTTCCTCCAACCCGGATCAATGCACATTACCCCAATGCACACACTTACCGACTTCTACCAAACCCTCGGCCTGGTCCTGTCTTTACTGGTCATCGCTACCTTCATGCTCGCCGGCACGGTCAAAGGCGTGATCGGTCTCGGCCTGCCCACCGTTGCGATGGGCCTGCTCGGTCTGGCTATGGCGCCGTCGCAGGCTGCCGCGTTGTTGATTATTCCGGCGACCCTTACCAACCTCTGGCAGCTGTGCTTCGGCGGCCATCTGAAAAGCTTGCTCAAACGCCTCTGGCCCATGCTGCTGCTGATCTTCCTCGGCACCGGCATCGGCACCCTGTGGATCGGCATGGCCGGCGGCCATTGGGTGGTGCGCGGACTTGGCGCGGCGCTGCTGCTGTACGCATTGAGCGGACTGTTTCTGCCGAGTTTGCACGTCAACCCGCGTCATGAACGCTGGCTCGGCCCGCTGTGTGGGCTGATCACCGGCGTCATCACCTCCGCCACCGGCGTCTTCGTGATTCCAGCGGTGCCGTATCTGCAAGCGCTGGGGCTGAGCCGCGATGAACTGGTGCAGGCACTCGGCCTGTCCTTCACGGTTTCGACCCTGGCGCTGGCGCTCGGGCTGCTCTGGCACGGCGCACTCGGCGGTGGCGAATTGAGCGCCTCGCTGCTGGCGCTGATCCCGGCCATGCTCGGCATGTGGCTTGGCCAATGGTTGCGTCAGCGCATCAGTGCGGTGCTGTTCAAGCGCGTGTTCTTTATCGGACTGGGCGCGCTCGGCGCCCATTTGCTGATCAGCGGCTAGCCGACGATTCGCTGAGCATGTCGATCGCGCGGATATCGAAATCGCGCTCCAGATAGTCCATGCGCCTAGCGAAAAACGCTTTCATGTGCGGCAATGCCGAGTGCTCATCCAGATGCGCCTGGCTTGCCCAGATTTCGTAGAAGATAAACAGCGTCGGATCCTCCTTGTCGCGCAGCATGTGGTACTCGATGCAACCCGGTTCGGCGCGGCTCGGCTCGACGTAAGCGCGGAACAGCGCTTCGAACTCGGCGGCTTTTTCCGGGCGGGTTTTGGCGTGCAGGATGAAACCCTGGCGTTCACTCATCACAACGTCCTCGAATGCAGAAAGCGCCAAATGCTACGGCAACAATTGGCTGTCAATTCGTGCGTTTTGATCAAATGTATTTTGCGCCGACGTGGCTGTTTCCGCGCGAGATAGATGGTTAACCTGCCGCCATTCCAATTCCTGTTTCAATCCAGCCTCAAAGGCTGCGCCGAGGTTTTTCGATGAAGAAAGTGCTGTTGCTCAATGGCGGTAAAAAATTCGCCCACTCCGATGGCCGCTACAACACCACCCTGCACGAGACCGCGCTGAGCGTGCTCGATCGCGGCGGTGTCGACGTCAAGACCACCTTCATTGATGACGGCTACGACGTTGCTGAAGAAGTGG contains:
- a CDS encoding sulfite exporter TauE/SafE family protein, with protein sequence MHTLTDFYQTLGLVLSLLVIATFMLAGTVKGVIGLGLPTVAMGLLGLAMAPSQAAALLIIPATLTNLWQLCFGGHLKSLLKRLWPMLLLIFLGTGIGTLWIGMAGGHWVVRGLGAALLLYALSGLFLPSLHVNPRHERWLGPLCGLITGVITSATGVFVIPAVPYLQALGLSRDELVQALGLSFTVSTLALALGLLWHGALGGGELSASLLALIPAMLGMWLGQWLRQRISAVLFKRVFFIGLGALGAHLLISG
- a CDS encoding antibiotic biosynthesis monooxygenase codes for the protein MSERQGFILHAKTRPEKAAEFEALFRAYVEPSRAEPGCIEYHMLRDKEDPTLFIFYEIWASQAHLDEHSALPHMKAFFARRMDYLERDFDIRAIDMLSESSASR